One segment of Brassica napus cultivar Da-Ae chromosome C3, Da-Ae, whole genome shotgun sequence DNA contains the following:
- the LOC106439306 gene encoding NF-kappa-B-activating protein-like, with translation MTMNSLPRRFGRDQGYLDRDRRRGRRSGSDSDEELKGLSHEEHRRLKRLKMRKSGKHCIWRNTPSPPRDPNEVESDENAADEEVPEKDEEDPKSESGKSESESDRSRKKRKSKSSRSKRRRYSDSESEDSESDDSDEEDRRRKEKKKSSRKRRGHRRKRRYSDSDDESEISASSSSGEERSKSKSKRDTDSKGKLEEAVKEPELDEEEMKMIIESKKKALPEDEEEEAEVGPMPLPKAEGHISYGGALRPGEGDAIAQYVQQGKRIPRRGEVGLNADEIQRFEDLGYVMSGSRHQRMNAIRIRKENQVYSAEDKRALAMFNYEEKAKREAKVMSDLSRLVQRHMGEELGSNHDPFGAGKTDGADD, from the coding sequence atgaCGATGAACTCGCTTCCAAGGAGGTTCGGGAGAGATCAAGGATACCTAGACCGAGACCGCCGTAGAGGGAGGAGATCCGGTTCAGACTCCGACGAAGAGCTGAAAGGATTGAGTCACGAGGAGCACCGGAGGCTTAAACGCCTCAAGATGAGGAAATCTGGTAAGCACTGTATTTGGAGGAACACGCCGAGTCCGCCTAGAGATCCGAACGAGGTGGAGTCCGACGAGAACGCCGCCGACGAGGAGGTTCCGGAGAAGGATGAGGAAGATCCGAAATCTGAGTCTGGTAAGTCGGAATCTGAGTCTGATAGATctaggaagaagaggaagagtaAGAGCTCTAGGAGCAAGCGTAGACGATATAGTGATAGCGAATCTGAAGATAGCGAGAGTGATGATTCGGATGAGGAAGATAggaggaggaaggagaagaagaagagtagtAGGAAGAGGAGAGGACATAGGAGGAAGAGGAGATACAGTGATTCTGATGATGAATCTGAGATTagcgcttcttcttcttctggggAAGAACGTAGCAAATCAAAGAGCAAGAGGGACACTGATTCGAAGGGGAAGTTGGAAGAAGCGGTGAAGGAGCCTGAGCTTGACgaagaggagatgaagatgATTATTGAATCGAAGAAGAAAGCTTTaccagaagatgaagaagaagaagctgaggtGGGTCCAATGCCGTTACCTAAAGCTGAAGGACACATCAGCTACGGTGGTGCTTTACGACCCGGTGAAGGAGACGCTATAGCTCAGTACGTTCAGCAGGGGAAACGTATCCCACGTAGAGGAGAAGTGGGTCTTAATGCTGATGAGATTCAGAGGTTTGAGGATCTTGGGTATGTGATGAGTGGGAGTAGGCATCAGAGGATGAATGCTATTCGTATCAGGAAAGAGAACCAGGTTTATAGTGCCGAAGACAAACGTGCGTTGGCGATGTTTAACTACGAGGAGAAGGCTAAGCGCGAGGCTAAGGTGATGTCTGATTTGTCGAGGCTTGTGCAGCGTCATATGGGAGAAGAGTTGGGTTCGAATCATGACCCTTTTGGTGCTGGGAAGACTGATGGTGCTGATGATTGA
- the LOC125583923 gene encoding NF-kappa-B-activating protein-like, whose protein sequence is MSPPPSWFMENQGEVYEGRRRGSESDEELKGLSYQEYRRLKRIKMRNTGRFCIWNNTPSPPRDPNEDENADDDDDDNLTKAKGESDSGKSQSETDRSRKRRGMRSYDSDSESVESESDSDKEDRRQRRRKIKSKRSRRSYDSDGESEESEEDRKKSTSIRKKRRYSDSDESSDASEISASSSGDEQHTKSKINRRKKLSGDGSDEGRRSKKKKRSRSSRKRPGHRRKSSDISASGEERSKSKSRRRKKLSGDGSDTDLKAKLEEKVKDTELDEEELKKFKEMVNESKKKSLAPEDDEEEAEVGPMPLPKSEGHISYGGALRPGEGDAIAQYVQQGKRIPRRGEVGLNADEIQRFEDLGYVMSGSRHQRMNAIRIRKENQVYSAEDKRALAMFNYEEKAKREAKVMSDLSRLVQRHMGEELGPNHDPFGAGKADGADD, encoded by the coding sequence ATGTCGCCTCCTCCGAGCTGGTTCATGGAGAATCAAGGGGAAGTTTATGAAGGTCGGCGTAGAGGATCGGAATCGGACGAAGAGCTGAAGGGGCTGAGCTACCAGGAGTACCGGAGGCTCAAACGGATCAAGATGAGGAACACTGGTAGGTTCTGCATCTGGAACAACACGCCGAGTCCACCGAGAGATCCGAACGAGGATGAGAACgccgatgatgatgatgatgataaccTGACGAAAGCGAAAGGCGAATCTGATTCTGGTAAGTCGCAATCTGAAACTGATCGATCTAGGAAGCGTAGAGGGATGAGATCTTATGATAGCGATAGCGAATCTGTAGAGAGTGAGAGTGATTCTGATAAGGAAGATAGGAGACAACGTAGAAGGAAGATTAAGAGTAAGAGGTCTAGGAGATCTTATGATAGCGATGGTGAATCTGAAGAGAGTGAGGAAGATAGGAAGAAAAGCACAAGTAttaggaagaagagaagatacAGTGATTCTGATGAGAGCAGCGATGCATCTGAGATTAGTGCTTCCTCGTCTGGTGATGAACAACACACCAAGTCAAAGATCAACAGGCGGAAGAAGCTCTCAGGCGATGGTTCCGACGAGGGACGAagaagtaagaagaagaaaagaagcagaagtaGTAGAAAGAGGCCAGGACATAGGAGGAAGAGCAGCGACATTAGTGCTTCTGGGGAAGAACGTAGCAAGTCAAAGAGCAGGAGGCGTAAGAAGCTGTCAGGCGATGGTTCTGACACTGATCTGAAGGCGAAACTTGAAGAAAAGGTGAAGGATACTGAGCTTGacgaagaggagttgaagaagtTCAAAGAGATGGTTAATGAATCAAAGAAGAAATCTTTAGCTcctgaagatgatgaagaagaagctgaggTAGGTCCAATGCCGCTACCTAAATCTGAAGGACACATCAGTTACGGTGGTGCGTTAAGACCCGGTGAAGGAGACGCTATAGCACAGTACGTTCAGCAAGGGAAGCGTATCCCACGAAGAGGAGAAGTGGGTCTTAACGCTGATGAGATTCAGAGGTTTGAGGATCTTGGGTATGTCATGAGTGGGAGTAGGCATCAAAGGATGAATGCTATTCGTATCAGGAAGGAGAACCAGGTTTACAGTGCTGAAGACAAACGTGCGTTGGCTATGTTTAACTATGAGGAGAAGGCCAAGCGTGAGGCTAAGGTGATGTCTGATCTTTCGAGGCTGGTGCAGCGCCATATGGGAGAGGAGTTGGGTCCGAATCATGACCCTTTTGGTGCTGGAAAGGCTGATGGAGCTGACGACTGA
- the LOC106392177 gene encoding NF-kappa-B-activating protein-like, which yields MTMNSLPRRFGRDQGYLDRDRRRGRRSGSDSDEELKGLSHEEHRRLKRLKMRKSGKHCIWRNTPSPPRDPNEVESDENAADEEVPEKDEEDPKSESGKSESESDRSRKKRKSKSSRSKRRRYSDSESEDSESDDSDEEDRRRKEKKKSSRKRRGHRRKRRYSDSDDESEISASSSSGEERSKSKSKRDTDSKGKLEEAVKEPELDEEEMKMIIESKKKALPEDEEEEAEVGPMPLPKAEGHISYGGALRPGEGDAIAQYVQQGKRIPRRGEVGLNADEIQRFEDLGYVMSGSRHQRMNAIRIRKENQVYSAEDKCALAMFNYEEKAKREAKVMSDLSRLVQRHMGEELGPNHDPFGAGKSDGADD from the coding sequence atgaCGATGAACTCGCTTCCAAGGAGGTTCGGGAGAGATCAAGGATACCTAGACCGAGACCGCCGTAGAGGGAGGAGATCCGGTTCAGACTCCGACGAAGAGCTGAAAGGATTGAGTCACGAGGAGCACCGGAGGCTTAAACGCCTCAAGATGAGGAAATCTGGTAAGCACTGTATTTGGAGGAACACGCCGAGTCCGCCTAGAGATCCGAACGAGGTGGAGTCCGACGAGAACGCCGCCGACGAGGAGGTTCCGGAGAAGGATGAGGAAGATCCGAAATCTGAGTCTGGTAAGTCGGAATCTGAGTCTGATAGATctaggaagaagaggaagagtaAGAGCTCTAGGAGCAAGCGTAGACGATATAGTGATAGCGAATCTGAAGATAGCGAGAGTGATGATTCGGATGAGGAAGATAggaggaggaaggagaagaagaagagtagtAGGAAGAGGAGAGGACATAGGAGGAAGAGGAGATACAGTGATTCTGATGATGAATCTGAGATTagcgcttcttcttcttctggggAAGAACGTAGCAAATCAAAGAGCAAGAGGGACACTGATTCGAAGGGGAAGTTGGAAGAAGCGGTGAAGGAGCCTGAGCTTGACgaagaggagatgaagatgATTATTGAATCGAAGAAGAAAGCTTTaccagaagatgaagaagaagaagctgaggtGGGTCCAATGCCGTTACCTAAAGCTGAAGGACACATCAGCTACGGTGGTGCTTTACGACCCGGTGAAGGAGACGCTATAGCTCAGTACGTTCAGCAAGGGAAACGTATCCCACGTAGAGGAGAAGTGGGTCTTAACGCTGATGAGATTCAGAGGTTTGAGGATCTTGGGTATGTGATGAGTGGGAGTAGGCATCAGAGGATGAATGCTATTCGTATCAGGAAGGAGAACCAGGTTTACAGTGCTGAAGACAAATGTGCGTTGGCGATGTTTAACTACGAGGAGAAGGCTAAGCGCGAGGCTAAGGTGATGTCTGATTTGTCGAGGCTTGTGCAGCGTCATATGGGAGAAGAGTTGGGTCCGAATCATGACCCTTTTGGTGCTGGGAAGAGTGATGGTGCTGATGATTGA
- the LOC106439303 gene encoding dormancy-associated protein homolog 3 isoform X1 produces MGILDHLWDDTVAGPRPENGLGKLRKHHTFSFRPSSGNDQLDGGNVGSYGGDSPDEGLKVTRSIMIIKPPGYQGGSAPVSPAGSTPPISPLSEQTQGRLRTRSRRQQDQRMDQGTLLLLTACDL; encoded by the exons ATGGGCATACTTGATCATCTCTGGGATGATACCGTCGCTGGTCCTCGGCCGGAGAACGGCCTTGGCAAGCTTCGGAAACACCATACCTTCAGTTTCCGGCCTAGCTCCGGCAATG ATCAATTGGACGGTGGAAACGTGGGATCGTACGGTGGAGATTCGCCGGATGAAGGTTTGAAAGTGACACGCAGCATCATGATAATAAAACCACCAGGATACCAAGGCGGTTCAGCTCCGGTTTCGCCGGCCGGTTCAACTCCACCGATTTCTCCTTTATCTG AGCAAACGCAAGGTCGACTTCGGACGCGTTCGAGAAGGCAGCAGGATCAGAGAATGGACCAAGGAACTCTCCTCCTACTTACGGCGTGTGATCTCTAA
- the LOC106439303 gene encoding dormancy-associated protein homolog 3 isoform X3, whose translation MGILDHLWDDTVAGPRPENGLGKLRKHHTFSFRPSSGNDQLDGGNVGSYGGDSPDEGLKVTRSIMIIKPPGYQGGSAPVSPAGSTPPISPLSEYFM comes from the exons ATGGGCATACTTGATCATCTCTGGGATGATACCGTCGCTGGTCCTCGGCCGGAGAACGGCCTTGGCAAGCTTCGGAAACACCATACCTTCAGTTTCCGGCCTAGCTCCGGCAATG ATCAATTGGACGGTGGAAACGTGGGATCGTACGGTGGAGATTCGCCGGATGAAGGTTTGAAAGTGACACGCAGCATCATGATAATAAAACCACCAGGATACCAAGGCGGTTCAGCTCCGGTTTCGCCGGCCGGTTCAACTCCACCGATTTCTCCTTTATCTG aatattttatgtGA
- the LOC106439304 gene encoding NF-kappa-B-activating protein, with translation MSPPPSWFMENQGEVYEGRRRGSESDEELKGLSYQEYRRLKRIKMRNTGRFCIWNNTPSPPRDPNEDENADDDDDDNLTKAKGESDSGKSQSETDRSRKRRGMRSYDSDSESVESESDSDKEDRRQRRRKIKSKRSRRSYDSDGESEESEEDRKKSTSIRKKRRYSDSDESSDASEISASSSGDEQHTKSKINRRKKLSGDGSDEGRRSKKKKRSRSSRKRPGHRRKSSDISASGEERSKSKSRRRKKLSGDGSDTDLKAKLEEKVKDTELDEEELKKFKEMVNESKKKSLAPEDDEEEAEVGPMPLPKAEGHISYGGALRPGEGDAIAQYVQQGKRIPRRGEVGLNADEIQRFEDLGYVMSGSRHQRMNAIRIRKENQVYSAEDKRALAMFNYEEKAKREAKVMSDLSRLVQRHMGEELGPNHDPFGAGKADGADD, from the coding sequence ATGTCGCCTCCTCCGAGCTGGTTCATGGAGAATCAAGGGGAAGTTTATGAAGGTCGGCGTAGAGGATCGGAATCGGACGAAGAGCTGAAGGGGCTGAGCTACCAGGAGTACCGGAGGCTCAAACGGATCAAGATGAGGAACACTGGTAGGTTCTGCATCTGGAACAACACGCCGAGTCCACCGAGAGATCCGAACGAGGATGAGAACgccgatgatgatgatgatgataaccTGACGAAAGCGAAAGGCGAATCTGATTCTGGTAAGTCGCAATCTGAAACTGATCGATCTAGGAAGCGTAGAGGGATGAGATCTTATGATAGCGATAGCGAATCTGTAGAGAGTGAGAGTGATTCTGATAAGGAAGATAGGAGACAACGTAGAAGGAAGATTAAGAGTAAGAGGTCTAGGAGATCTTATGATAGCGATGGTGAATCTGAAGAGAGTGAGGAAGATAGGAAGAAAAGCACAAGTAttaggaagaagagaagatacAGTGATTCTGATGAGAGCAGCGATGCATCTGAGATTAGTGCTTCCTCGTCTGGTGATGAACAACACACCAAGTCAAAGATCAACAGGCGGAAGAAGCTCTCAGGCGATGGTTCCGACGAGGGACGAagaagtaagaagaagaaaagaagcagaagtaGTAGAAAGAGGCCAGGACATAGGAGGAAGAGCAGCGACATTAGTGCTTCTGGGGAAGAACGTAGCAAGTCAAAGAGCAGGAGGCGTAAGAAGCTGTCAGGCGATGGTTCTGACACTGATCTGAAGGCGAAACTTGAAGAAAAGGTGAAGGATACTGAGCTTGacgaagaggagttgaagaagtTCAAAGAGATGGTTAATGAATCAAAGAAGAAATCTTTAGCTcctgaagatgatgaagaagaagctgaggTAGGTCCAATGCCGCTACCTAAAGCTGAAGGACACATCAGTTACGGTGGTGCGTTAAGACCCGGTGAAGGAGACGCTATAGCACAGTACGTTCAGCAAGGGAAGCGTATCCCACGAAGAGGAGAAGTGGGTCTTAACGCTGATGAGATTCAGAGGTTTGAGGATCTTGGGTATGTCATGAGTGGGAGTAGGCATCAAAGGATGAATGCTATTCGTATCAGGAAGGAGAACCAGGTTTACAGTGCTGAAGACAAACGTGCGTTGGCTATGTTTAACTATGAGGAGAAGGCCAAGCGTGAGGCTAAGGTGATGTCTGATCTTTCGAGGCTGGTGCAGCGCCATATGGGAGAGGAGTTGGGTCCGAATCATGACCCTTTTGGTGCTGGAAAGGCTGATGGAGCTGACGACTGA
- the LOC106439303 gene encoding dormancy-associated protein homolog 3 isoform X4 yields MGILDHLWDDTVAGPRPENGLGKLRKHHTFSFRPSSGNDQLDGGNVGSYGGDSPDEGLKVTRSIMIIKPPGYQGGSAPVSPAGSTPPISPLSVNA; encoded by the exons ATGGGCATACTTGATCATCTCTGGGATGATACCGTCGCTGGTCCTCGGCCGGAGAACGGCCTTGGCAAGCTTCGGAAACACCATACCTTCAGTTTCCGGCCTAGCTCCGGCAATG ATCAATTGGACGGTGGAAACGTGGGATCGTACGGTGGAGATTCGCCGGATGAAGGTTTGAAAGTGACACGCAGCATCATGATAATAAAACCACCAGGATACCAAGGCGGTTCAGCTCCGGTTTCGCCGGCCGGTTCAACTCCACCGATTTCTCCTTTATCTG TGAATGCATGA
- the LOC106439303 gene encoding dormancy-associated protein homolog 3 isoform X2 encodes MGILDHLWDDTVAGPRPENGLGKLRKHHTFSFRPSSGNDQLDGGNVGSYGGDSPDEGLKVTRSIMIIKPPGYQGGSAPVSPAGSTPPISPLSGRLRTRSRRQQDQRMDQGTLLLLTACDL; translated from the exons ATGGGCATACTTGATCATCTCTGGGATGATACCGTCGCTGGTCCTCGGCCGGAGAACGGCCTTGGCAAGCTTCGGAAACACCATACCTTCAGTTTCCGGCCTAGCTCCGGCAATG ATCAATTGGACGGTGGAAACGTGGGATCGTACGGTGGAGATTCGCCGGATGAAGGTTTGAAAGTGACACGCAGCATCATGATAATAAAACCACCAGGATACCAAGGCGGTTCAGCTCCGGTTTCGCCGGCCGGTTCAACTCCACCGATTTCTCCTTTATCTG GTCGACTTCGGACGCGTTCGAGAAGGCAGCAGGATCAGAGAATGGACCAAGGAACTCTCCTCCTACTTACGGCGTGTGATCTCTAA
- the LOC106418461 gene encoding probable galactinol--sucrose galactosyltransferase 1, with protein sequence MTVGAGISVINSDLVVLGHRVLCGVPENVVVTPASGNSLMDGAFIGVSSDQTGSHRVFPLGKLEDLRFMCVFRFKLWWMTQRMGTHGKEIPFETQFLIVEANGGSDLEGHQPASYVVFLPILEGDFRAVLQGNQSNELEICLESGDPTVDQFKGDHLVFVAAGSDPFDVITKAVKAVEHHLQTFSHRERKKMPDMLNWFGWCTWDAFYTNVTASDVKQGLQSLEAGGIPPKFVIIDDGWQSVGMDETGVEFNADNAANFANRLTHIKENYKFQKDRREGHRVEDPALSLRHVITDIKSNNSLKYVYVWHALTGYWGGVKPGVSGMEHYESKVSYPVSSPGVMSNQSCESLESITKNGLGLVNPEKVFTFYNDLHSYLASVGIDGVKVDVQNILETLGAGHGGRVKLAKKYHHALEASISRNFPDNGIISCMSHNTDGLYSAKKTAVIRASDDFWPRDPASHTIHIASVAYNTLFLGEFMQPDWDMFHSLHPMAEYHAAARAVGGCAIYVSDKPGQHDFNLLRKLVLPDGSILRAKLPGRPTSDCFFSDPVRDNKSLMKIWNLNEFTGVIGVFNCQGAGWCKKEKRYMIHDQQPGTISGYVRANDVHYLHKVAASEWTGDSVVYSHLRGELVYLPKDTSLPITLKSREYEVFTVVPVKEYSDGTKFAPVGLIEMFNSGGAIVSLRCDDDGTNCVVKMKLRGSGLVGVYSSVGRPRSVTVDSEDVEYRCDGESGLVTFTLGVPEKELYLWDVVIQL encoded by the exons ATGACGGTTGGTGCCGGAATCAGCGTCATCAACTCGGACTTGGTGGTGTTAGGACACCGTGTTCTTTGCGGCGTGCCGGAGAATGTTGTGGTCACTCCTGCTTCAGGGAACTCGTTGATGGACGGAGCTTTCATCGGCGTATCGTCGGATCAAACCGGAAGCCACCGTGTCTTCCCCTTAGGGAAACTCGA AGACTTGAGGTTTATGTGTGTGTTCCGATTCAAACTATGGTGGATGACGCAGAGAATGGGGACTCACGGGAAAGAGATTCCTTTCGAGACTCAGTTTCTAATCGTAGAAGCTAACGGTGGCTCTGATTTGGAAGGACATCAGCCTGCCTCCTACGTTGTGTTCTTGCCCATCCTCGAAGGAGATTTTCGAGCTGTTCTTCAAGGCAACCAATCGAATGAGCTTGAGATTTGTCTTGAAAGCG GTGATCCTACCGTTGACCAATTCAAGGGGGATCATTTGGTTTTTGTGGCTGCTGGGTCTGACCCTTTTGATGTCATCACCAAAGCTGTCAA GGCTGTTGAACATCATCTTCAGACATTTTCACACCGCGAGAGAAAGAAA ATGCCAGATATGTTGAACTGGTTCGGTTGGTGCACTTGGGATGCCTTCTACACCAATGTCACAGCTAGTGACGTCAAGCAAGGTCTTCAAAG CCTTGAAGCCGGTGGGATTCCCCCAAAATTTGTCATTATTGATGATGGATGGCAATCTGTTGGCATGGATGAGACCGGTGTTGAATTTAACGCTGATAATGCTGCCAA TTTCGCCAACAGATTAACACACATCAAGGAGAATTACAAGTTTCAGAAGGATCGGAGAGAGGGCCACCGAGTGGAGGACCCTGCATTGAGTCTTAGACATGTTATCACAGACATTAAGAGTAACAACTCGCTCAAGTATGTTTACGTTTGGCATGCGTTAACAGGGTACTGGGGAGGAGTCAAACCTGGCGTTTCCGGTATGGAGCATTACGAATCAAAGGTCTCCTATCCAGTTTCTTCACCAGGAGTTATGTCCAACCAGAGCTGTGAATCTCTAGAAAGCATTACTAAGAATGGACTCGGTTTGGTGAACCCTGAGAAAGTCTTTACCTTCTACAACGACCTTCACTCCTACCTTGCTTCCGTTGGGATCGACGGTGTCAAAGTCGACGTCCAAAACATTCTGGAAACTCTTGGAGCTGGACATGGCGGTCGTGTCAAACTAGCAAAGAAGTATCACCATGCTTTGGAAGCTTCCATTTCAAGAAACTTCCCTGACAATGGTATTATATCTTGCATGAGCCATAACACGGATGGTCTCTacag CGCAAAAAAGACGGCTGTTATAAGGGCATCAGACGATTTCTGGCCTAGAGATCCTGCCTCGCACACCATCCACATTGCTTCTGTTGCATATAACACACTTTTCCTTGGCGAGTTTATGCAGCCGGATTGGGACATGTTCCAT AGTTTGCATCCGATGGCTGAATATCATGCTGCAGCTCGAGCGGTTGGTGGATGTGCCATTTATGTCAG CGACAAACCGGGACAACATGACTTCAACCTCTTAAGGAAGCTAGTCCTTCCAGACGGTTCCATCCTCAGGGCAAAGCTTCCAGGAAGACCAACCAGTGATTGCTTCTTCAGTGATCCAGTCAGAGACAATAAAAG tcttatgaaaatatgGAACCTAAACGAATTCACGGGAGTTATTGGAGTGTTCAACTGCCAAGGAGCCGGGTGGTgtaagaaggagaagagataCATGATCCATGACCAACAACCTGGGACCATTTCTGGTTATGTCCGAGCCAATGATGTTCATTACCTTCATAAAGTAGCAGCCTCTGAATGGACAGGTGACTCCGTCGTCTATTCCCATCTCAGAG GTGAATTAGTGTATCTCCCCAAAGATACATCTTTACCAATCACGTTGAAGTCACGTGAGTACGAAGTTTTTACTGTGGTTCCGGTGAAAGAATATTCTGATGGAACCAAGTTTGCTCCGGTGGGGCTAATAGAGATGTTTAATTCTGGAGGAGCTATTGTGAGTTTAAGATGCGATGATGATGGGACTAATTGTGTGGTAAAGATGAAACTAAGAGGAAGTGGTTTGGTTGGGGTATACTCGTCTGTTGGACGACCACGGAGTGTTACGGTGGACTCTGAGGATGTGGAGTACCGGTGTGATGGGGAATCCGGTTTGGTAACATTTACATTAGGAGTACCGGAGAAGGAACTGTATCTTTGGGACGTGGTCATCCAGCTTTGA
- the LOC111214016 gene encoding NF-kappa-B-activating protein-like: protein MTMNSLPRRFGRDQGYLDRDHRRGRRSGSDSDEELKGLSHEEHRRLKRLKMRKSGKHCIWRNTPSPPRDPNEVESDENAADEEVPEKDEEDPKSESGKSESESDRSRKKRKSKSSRSKRRRYSDSESEDSESDDSDEEDRRRKEKKKSSRKRRGHRRKRRYSDSDDESEISASSSSGEERSKSKSKRDTDSKGKLEEAVKEPELDEEEMKMIIESKKKALPEDEEEEAEVGPMPLPKAEGHISYGGALRPGEGDAIAQYVQQGKRIPRRGEVGLNADEIQRFEDLGYVMSGSRHQRMNAIRIRKENQVYSAEDKRALAMFNYEEKAKREAKVMSDLSRLVQRHMGEELGPNHDPFGAGKSDGADD, encoded by the coding sequence atgaCGATGAACTCGCTTCCAAGGAGGTTCGGGAGAGATCAAGGATACCTAGACCGAGACCACCGTAGAGGGAGGAGATCCGGTTCAGACTCCGACGAAGAGCTGAAAGGATTGAGTCACGAGGAGCACCGGAGGCTTAAACGCCTCAAGATGAGGAAATCTGGTAAGCACTGTATTTGGAGGAACACGCCGAGTCCGCCTAGAGATCCGAACGAGGTGGAGTCTGACGAGAACGCCGCCGACGAGGAGGTTCCGGAGAAGGATGAGGAAGATCCGAAATCTGAGTCTGGTAAGTCGGAATCTGAGTCTGATAGATctaggaagaagaggaagagtaAGAGCTCTAGGAGCAAGCGTAGACGATATAGTGATAGCGAATCTGAAGATAGCGAGAGTGATGATTCGGATGAGGAAGATAggaggaggaaggagaagaagaagagtagtAGGAAGAGGAGAGGACATAGGAGGAAGAGGAGATACAGTGATTCTGATGATGAATCTGAGATTagcgcttcttcttcttctggggAAGAACGTAGCAAATCAAAGAGCAAGAGGGACACTGATTCGAAGGGGAAGTTGGAAGAAGCGGTGAAGGAGCCTGAGCTTGACgaagaggagatgaagatgATTATTGAATCGAAGAAGAAAGCTTTaccagaagatgaagaagaagaagctgaggtGGGTCCAATGCCGTTACCTAAAGCTGAAGGACACATCAGCTACGGTGGTGCTTTACGACCCGGTGAAGGAGACGCTATAGCTCAGTACGTTCAGCAAGGGAAACGTATCCCACGTAGAGGAGAAGTGGGTCTTAACGCTGATGAGATTCAGAGGTTTGAGGATCTTGGGTATGTGATGAGTGGGAGTAGGCATCAGAGGATGAATGCTATTCGTATCAGGAAGGAGAACCAGGTTTACAGTGCTGAAGACAAACGTGCGTTGGCGATGTTTAACTACGAGGAGAAGGCTAAGCGCGAGGCTAAGGTGATGTCTGATTTGTCGAGGCTTGTGCAGCGTCATATGGGAGAAGAGTTGGGTCCGAATCATGACCCTTTTGGTGCTGGGAAGAGTGATGGTGCTGATGATTGA
- the LOC106417414 gene encoding vacuolar cation/proton exchanger 5-like: MFAMKDKLDLSLGVAIGSSIQISMFAVPFCVVISWMMGEQMDLNFQLFETATLFISVIVVAFFLQEGTSNYFKGLMLILSYLIVAASFFAHQDPEQG, from the exons ATGTTTGCCATGAAAGACAAGCTG GATCTGTCCTTGGGAGTGGCTATTGGATCTTCAATTCAGATTTCTATGTTTGCG GTTCCTTTCTGTGTGGTCATTAGTTGGATGATGGGTGAACAAATGGATCTGAATTTCCAGTTATTTGAGACAGCTACACTGTTCATATCCGTTATAGTTGTAGCTTTCTTTCTCCAA GAAGGGACATCTAATTACTTCAAAGGATTGATGCTGATTCTCAGTTATCTGATAGTCGCGGCTAGTTTCTTTGCACACCAAGATCCTGAACAAGGTTAA